One region of candidate division WOR-3 bacterium genomic DNA includes:
- a CDS encoding VOC family protein, whose translation MRGVEMAKHRVKGLAFASVYVDDFEKAYRFYAEVLGLEKEYDMGSAACFFKLPDNTGLYLQGKNKAASYGEDTMRTAFVFSVESAEATYERLKAAGVRFIYAEPKHMGGDNYWFQFYDPAGNILEALGGK comes from the coding sequence ATGAGAGGAGTAGAGATGGCAAAACACAGGGTGAAAGGACTGGCCTTCGCGTCGGTGTACGTCGACGACTTCGAGAAGGCCTATCGGTTCTACGCCGAAGTCCTCGGTCTGGAAAAGGAGTACGACATGGGGAGCGCGGCATGCTTCTTCAAGCTTCCCGACAACACCGGGCTCTACCTGCAGGGCAAGAACAAGGCCGCGAGCTACGGAGAAGACACGATGCGCACCGCGTTTGTCTTCTCGGTCGAGTCGGCCGAGGCAACCTATGAGCGACTCAAGGCCGCGGGTGTCAGGTTCATCTACGCGGAGCCGAAGCACATGGGTGGAGACAACTACTGGTTCCAGTTCTACGACCCGGCGGGCAACATCCTAGAAGCACTCGGGGGCAAGTAG
- the feoB gene encoding ferrous iron transport protein B has translation MTAAPAKRRIRVAIAGNPNSGKTTIFNALTGSSQHVGNWPGVTVERKEGRFSFQGHEVEVVDLPGTYSLTVYSLDEKVAHDYLVRERPDAVLAVVDAANLERNLYLVVQLLELGARVVLDLNMSDVAAKQGTAIDAAGLSRVLNVPVVETVASRGQGLDELRRALHDAGRTEGGPALRVDYGPDIEAEAAALESVMAGCGDAPGLPRRWLALRLLEGDADELHHFSPACRAALEPALGRARTRLESRLPGGIEAAMVQRRHAYAHGLVHECVREAPDAEAGPTASDRIDRVATHAWFGVPLFLAVMGLAFFVVFRAGAPLADLVDTGFGKLAAAASTLLAAAHAPEWVGSLVADGLIGGVGSVLVFVPNVALLFLVISLLEDSGYMARAAFVMDRFMHALGLHGKSFIPLMMGFGCCVPAILATRTLDARKDRLLTILISPLMSCSARLPIYTLFAAAFFPRRQWLVVFSLYLLGILLALVVARVARRLLFPGEAAPLIIELPPYHAPVLRHLLRHTLQRTGLFLRKAGTTIALAVVLLWLLARLPWGAPYASEGTLIGRIGSLLAPLFAPAGFGFWQAGVSLLAGIVAKELVVGTMGTLMGTGSQGLTAALHAQFTPLTAYAFMAMSLIYVPCVATIAAIRREAGGRWALLATGYSLALGWVVAVAINQVGRLLLR, from the coding sequence ATGACCGCTGCTCCGGCCAAACGCCGGATTAGGGTGGCGATCGCCGGCAACCCCAATTCGGGCAAAACCACAATCTTCAACGCGCTGACCGGTTCGAGCCAGCATGTCGGCAACTGGCCGGGCGTGACGGTCGAGCGGAAAGAAGGCCGGTTCAGCTTCCAGGGGCACGAGGTCGAGGTGGTGGACCTGCCCGGTACCTACAGCCTGACGGTCTATTCGCTCGATGAGAAGGTTGCGCACGACTACCTGGTGCGCGAGCGTCCGGACGCGGTGCTGGCAGTGGTCGACGCGGCCAACCTTGAGCGGAATCTCTACCTCGTCGTCCAGTTGCTCGAACTCGGGGCCCGCGTGGTCCTCGACCTGAACATGAGCGACGTCGCGGCGAAGCAGGGGACCGCAATCGACGCGGCCGGTCTCTCCCGCGTGCTCAACGTACCGGTGGTGGAGACGGTCGCGAGCCGCGGCCAGGGGTTGGACGAGCTCCGCCGCGCGCTCCACGATGCCGGCCGGACCGAAGGCGGGCCGGCGCTGCGCGTGGACTACGGGCCGGATATTGAAGCCGAGGCGGCGGCGCTTGAGTCGGTGATGGCCGGCTGCGGGGACGCGCCGGGTCTGCCGCGACGCTGGCTGGCCCTGCGGCTGCTCGAGGGCGACGCCGACGAGCTGCACCACTTCAGTCCTGCCTGCCGCGCGGCGCTGGAGCCGGCATTGGGCCGGGCCCGCACCCGCTTGGAGTCGCGCCTGCCCGGGGGCATCGAGGCGGCGATGGTGCAGCGACGCCACGCCTATGCCCATGGCCTGGTGCATGAGTGTGTCAGGGAAGCGCCAGACGCGGAGGCCGGGCCGACCGCTTCGGACCGCATCGACCGGGTCGCAACTCACGCCTGGTTCGGGGTTCCGCTTTTCCTGGCGGTGATGGGACTGGCGTTCTTCGTCGTTTTCCGCGCCGGCGCGCCGCTCGCCGACCTGGTTGACACCGGGTTCGGCAAACTGGCGGCAGCCGCGTCGACACTGCTCGCTGCCGCACACGCTCCGGAGTGGGTGGGCTCGCTGGTCGCGGACGGGCTCATCGGTGGAGTCGGCTCGGTGCTGGTTTTCGTTCCCAATGTGGCGCTGCTGTTTCTCGTTATCTCGCTCCTCGAGGACTCCGGGTACATGGCGCGGGCAGCGTTCGTGATGGACCGCTTCATGCACGCACTCGGGCTGCATGGCAAGTCCTTCATCCCGTTGATGATGGGTTTCGGCTGCTGCGTGCCGGCAATCCTGGCAACCCGGACACTGGACGCGCGCAAGGACCGATTGCTCACCATCCTTATCTCGCCGCTCATGTCCTGCTCGGCCCGGCTGCCCATATACACTCTCTTCGCAGCCGCGTTCTTCCCGCGCCGGCAGTGGCTCGTAGTCTTCTCGCTCTATCTGCTCGGTATCCTGCTGGCCCTGGTCGTCGCCCGGGTGGCGCGCCGGCTGCTCTTCCCGGGCGAGGCGGCGCCGCTTATCATCGAACTGCCTCCGTACCACGCACCCGTGCTCCGGCACCTGCTGCGCCACACCCTGCAGCGGACCGGTCTCTTCCTGCGCAAGGCCGGCACGACCATCGCCCTGGCCGTGGTTCTGCTCTGGCTGCTGGCGCGGCTGCCCTGGGGTGCTCCCTACGCCTCGGAGGGGACGCTGATCGGACGGATCGGCAGCCTGCTGGCGCCGCTGTTCGCGCCGGCCGGGTTCGGCTTCTGGCAGGCGGGGGTATCGCTGCTGGCCGGGATAGTGGCCAAGGAGCTGGTCGTCGGGACCATGGGAACGTTGATGGGCACCGGCAGCCAGGGGTTGACGGCCGCCCTCCACGCCCAGTTCACGCCGCTTACAGCCTATGCGTTCATGGCGATGTCGCTCATCTACGTCCCGTGCGTCGCTACCATCGCCGCCATCCGGCGTGAGGCCGGCGGGCGCTGGGCCCTGCTCGCGACCGGGTACAGCCTGGCGCTGGGCTGGGTCGTAGCCGTCGCCATCAACCAGGTCGGCCGGTTGTTGCTGCGCTAG
- a CDS encoding methyltransferase domain-containing protein, whose translation MSNRTIYLNDALYEYLLGASLREPDVLRELRDETRPMPEADCQISPEQGQFMALLLRVMGAKRVLEVGTFTGYSSLAMALALPENGKVITCDRSETWTAVARRYWRKAGVEGRIELRLGEAQKTLTQLRKERGRDSFDFAFIDADKTKDGAYFEQCMELVRSGGIIAIDNTLWSGRVADRAKRDADTRAIRAFNAARVDDQRIDLSLVPIADGLTLCRKR comes from the coding sequence ATGTCTAACCGAACCATCTACCTGAACGACGCGCTGTACGAGTACCTGCTCGGGGCCTCGCTGCGCGAGCCGGACGTGCTGCGCGAGCTGCGCGACGAAACTCGGCCGATGCCTGAGGCCGACTGCCAGATTTCGCCCGAGCAGGGGCAATTCATGGCTCTGCTCCTGCGGGTGATGGGCGCGAAGCGCGTGCTTGAGGTCGGGACCTTCACGGGTTACAGCTCGCTCGCGATGGCGCTCGCGCTGCCTGAGAATGGGAAGGTCATCACCTGCGATCGAAGCGAAACATGGACGGCAGTCGCCCGGCGCTACTGGCGGAAGGCCGGAGTCGAGGGCCGAATCGAACTCCGCCTGGGCGAGGCGCAGAAGACGCTGACGCAACTGCGCAAGGAGCGCGGACGCGACAGCTTCGACTTCGCGTTCATCGATGCCGACAAGACAAAGGACGGCGCCTACTTCGAGCAGTGCATGGAGTTGGTGCGTTCGGGCGGCATTATCGCTATCGACAACACTCTGTGGAGCGGCAGGGTGGCGGACCGGGCGAAGCGCGATGCCGACACGCGGGCCATCCGCGCCTTCAATGCCGCGCGGGTTGATGACCAGCGCATCGACCTGAGCCTGGTGCCGATTGCCGACGGCCTCACCCTCTGCCGCAAGCGCTGA
- a CDS encoding asparaginase: MATASQHRYEAGNRGSGVLVIYTGGTIGSMPRDPSDPQSPLVVVDWADFRRRTSSLSELLADGSTNPRYIGFNVDGASLEPLDSCNIGPGYWVELARLIEESYDRYEGFVVLHGTDTMVYTASALSFMLEGLGKPVLLTGAQRSHLANVRNDALQNLLTSLLIANPKHSGLPVVPEVSIFFHEELLRGNRSRKVNASGFAAFTSPNYPRLASAGESIIVDRRVLRPPGSRLRLRSHIEPNVASVIFFPGIQEASILEDVLSDPRLKGVVLMTYGAGTVPSDSRVLDPIAAAVERGVVAIAVTQCGGGTVELERYKASAQLIDAGVVSGRDITPEAALVKLMVLLGDSNLRPAEVRLLLSQDLAGELTVG; the protein is encoded by the coding sequence ATGGCCACCGCGTCCCAGCACCGCTACGAGGCCGGTAACCGCGGCTCGGGTGTGCTGGTCATTTACACCGGCGGCACCATCGGCTCGATGCCCCGCGACCCGTCGGACCCGCAGAGCCCGCTCGTGGTCGTCGACTGGGCAGATTTCCGCCGTCGCACATCTTCGCTCTCGGAACTCCTGGCCGACGGCAGCACCAACCCGCGCTACATCGGGTTCAATGTGGATGGCGCCAGCCTCGAACCGCTCGACTCATGCAACATCGGACCGGGATACTGGGTCGAACTGGCGCGGCTCATCGAGGAGAGCTACGACCGCTACGAGGGCTTTGTCGTGCTCCACGGCACCGACACCATGGTCTACACCGCATCAGCGCTCAGCTTCATGCTCGAGGGGCTGGGCAAGCCCGTTCTGCTCACCGGCGCGCAGCGCTCGCACCTTGCCAACGTGCGCAACGATGCCCTCCAGAATCTGCTCACCTCGTTGCTCATCGCCAACCCGAAGCACTCAGGTCTGCCTGTCGTCCCCGAGGTCTCAATCTTCTTCCACGAGGAGCTGCTACGCGGCAACCGCAGCCGCAAGGTGAACGCCTCCGGGTTCGCCGCGTTCACGTCTCCCAACTACCCGCGGCTCGCTTCCGCCGGTGAGAGCATCATTGTCGACCGTCGCGTCCTGCGGCCACCGGGCTCACGCCTGCGTCTGCGCAGCCACATCGAGCCCAATGTCGCCTCCGTCATCTTCTTTCCCGGGATTCAGGAAGCGTCGATTCTGGAGGACGTGCTCTCCGACCCGCGCCTCAAAGGCGTAGTCCTGATGACCTACGGCGCCGGCACCGTGCCATCTGACTCAAGGGTTCTCGACCCGATTGCGGCGGCGGTAGAGCGCGGGGTCGTGGCAATTGCCGTTACTCAGTGCGGCGGCGGAACGGTCGAACTCGAGCGCTACAAGGCGAGCGCCCAACTGATCGACGCCGGAGTCGTATCCGGCCGCGACATCACGCCCGAGGCCGCGCTGGTGAAGTTGATGGTCCTGCTCGGCGACTCGAATCTCAGACCAGCCGAAGTGCGGCTACTTCTGAGCCAGGATCTCGCCGGCGAACTGACTGTCGGCTAG
- a CDS encoding DMT family transporter, with amino-acid sequence MKAANSSLLMLATGAAIVSFTGPIVRVLAVAPTVTAFYRMVFGGAILLLIVGLARERLRLDRNSLPLAAAAALSFAFDMTMWNRSIRLVGPGLATILVGCQVFPMAGIGLLFGREKLTWRLAAAAPLAIVGLAMIVGVDWRLGSTGFRHGVLFGLGSACCYTGYLVALRRLQHSAGLAGRVSNMATVSACCAGFLGIIALIQRESFGIPDVPSLGLLLALGVIGQVLAWVLMSGGLPRVRRSLAGLLLLLQPLLAAVWDVVFFRHPVSFMQAAGATVTLLAIYLGTIAGPAEVD; translated from the coding sequence ATGAAAGCCGCCAATTCGTCCCTGCTCATGCTCGCGACCGGCGCGGCGATCGTCAGCTTCACTGGGCCGATTGTGCGCGTGCTCGCCGTGGCGCCCACGGTCACCGCGTTCTACCGGATGGTCTTCGGCGGCGCCATACTGCTGCTGATCGTCGGGCTTGCGCGGGAGCGCCTGAGACTGGACCGTAACTCGCTTCCGCTCGCCGCGGCCGCCGCTCTTTCGTTCGCCTTTGATATGACGATGTGGAACCGCAGCATCCGGCTGGTCGGGCCGGGCCTCGCTACTATCCTGGTCGGCTGCCAGGTGTTTCCCATGGCCGGCATCGGTCTTCTTTTCGGCCGAGAGAAGCTGACCTGGCGCCTTGCCGCGGCAGCGCCGCTGGCAATCGTCGGCCTGGCGATGATAGTCGGCGTTGACTGGCGGCTTGGCAGCACCGGGTTCAGGCACGGCGTCCTTTTTGGGCTCGGCAGCGCCTGCTGCTACACCGGGTATCTCGTGGCCCTGCGCCGGCTGCAGCACAGCGCTGGGCTGGCCGGGCGAGTTTCAAACATGGCGACCGTGTCGGCGTGCTGTGCCGGCTTTCTTGGCATCATTGCCCTGATACAGCGGGAGAGTTTCGGGATTCCGGACGTGCCGAGCCTGGGTCTGTTGCTGGCCCTGGGCGTCATCGGGCAGGTGCTGGCGTGGGTGCTCATGTCCGGCGGCCTGCCGCGCGTTCGCCGTTCACTGGCGGGTCTGCTGCTCCTGCTACAACCCCTGCTGGCGGCGGTCTGGGACGTGGTCTTCTTCAGGCATCCGGTGTCGTTCATGCAGGCTGCGGGCGCGACTGTGACACTTCTCGCCATCTACCTCGGCACGATCGCAGGGCCTGCCGAGGTCGACTAG
- a CDS encoding ferrous iron transport protein A has translation MSLADVQPGSNVRVVEIDGGRGMAGRLSTLGLIPGTEVSVLSRRGGGPVLVALRRSRLAIGHGLARRVRVEPVPESGTGCHH, from the coding sequence ATGAGTCTCGCTGACGTTCAACCCGGCAGCAACGTGCGGGTAGTGGAAATCGACGGCGGCCGCGGCATGGCCGGCCGGCTGAGCACGCTCGGTCTCATCCCCGGCACGGAGGTGAGCGTTCTGTCCCGGCGCGGGGGCGGGCCGGTGTTGGTCGCCCTGCGCCGCTCGCGTCTGGCAATCGGCCACGGGCTTGCCCGCCGCGTCAGGGTCGAGCCGGTCCCTGAATCCGGCACAGGATGTCACCACTAA
- a CDS encoding metal-dependent transcriptional regulator, with product MSESAQDYLEAIIELESGDVPVRVAALAQRLEVSRPAVVAALRRLAGRGLVRHERYAHVTLTETGRSAARLVAGRHRLLVRFLSELLGVGAQAAEADACRMEHALSAGTMRRMVRFLDFAADPDGAARCRDRFERFLATGKRCECGGRHESR from the coding sequence CTGAGCGAAAGCGCCCAGGACTATCTTGAGGCAATCATCGAGTTGGAGAGCGGGGACGTCCCGGTGCGAGTGGCGGCGCTCGCGCAGCGGCTGGAGGTGAGCCGGCCGGCGGTGGTGGCCGCGTTGCGGCGGCTGGCCGGGCGCGGGCTGGTACGGCACGAGCGCTACGCCCACGTGACGCTGACCGAAACAGGCCGATCGGCGGCGCGCCTGGTGGCCGGACGCCACCGGCTGCTGGTGAGGTTCCTTTCCGAGCTTCTCGGCGTCGGGGCGCAGGCGGCGGAGGCGGACGCATGCCGCATGGAGCACGCGCTGTCGGCCGGAACCATGCGGCGCATGGTGCGGTTCCTCGATTTCGCCGCCGACCCAGACGGTGCGGCCCGGTGCCGGGACCGGTTCGAGCGGTTCCTGGCGACCGGGAAGCGGTGCGAATGCGGAGGCAGGCATGAGTCTCGCTGA